The following are encoded in a window of Oncorhynchus mykiss isolate Arlee chromosome 11, USDA_OmykA_1.1, whole genome shotgun sequence genomic DNA:
- the adra2b gene encoding alpha-2B adrenergic receptor — protein sequence MASPLDSACSVELGNTNSSTSGSSLPCNQSVSSLQLAPYSPEATALFATAITLMIVFTIVGNIFVIIAVLTSRALRGPQNLFLVSLAAADILVATLIIPFSLANELLGYWYFKSLWCEIYLALDVLFCTSSIAHLCAISLDRYLSISRVTYSRQRTPMRIKASIVVVWLISAIISFPPLLSLNKSEPGGEGSERGPQCQLNDERWYILYSTVGSFFAPCLIMILVYMRIYQIAKQRTQNPPGEPRKDGVGCATPSQTPRGNQANGKEEGGETPAIPHKTSSIRPPTLAITPSLSPDQANETPPSSPTPNNLLHPPDPSLAPTPTTTSPPTSPMGPSHSSVSPSPSSTIPPLSQAKPKDGEKKGKKGKKGKKYNNNGDSSNSSDSDMEHEGGGRRGVNTPSMAGSPGIHSPATIQKYRDMIATSKGALLVAGRRSKPDTTPGAARRKAMVNREKRFTFVLAVVIGVFVVCWFPFFFSYSLQAICPETCALPDPLFKFFFWIGYCNSCLNPVIYTIFNQDFRKAFKKILCKNTKGTFF from the coding sequence ATGGCATCACCCTTGGATAGTGCATGTTCAGTGGAGCTGGGCAACACTAATAGCTCGACCAGCGGTTCATCTCTTCCCTGCAATCAGAGCGTCTCTTCCCTGCAACTGGCCCCTTACTCCCCCGAAGCCACGGCGCTCTTTGCTACGGCTATCACCCTCATGATAGTCTTTACCATCGTGGGAAACATCTTTGTCATCATCGCAGTCCTGACCAGCCGTGCACTCAGAGGACCACAGAACCTGTTTTTAGTGTCGTTAGCAGCTGCGGACATTTTAGTGGCAACCCTCATCATCCCGTTTTCCCTGGCCAATGAACTGCTGGGTTACTGGTACTTCAAGTCTCTGTGGTGTGAGATCTACCTGGCGCTGGACGTTCTGTTCTGTACTTCCTCTATAGCTCACCTGTGCGCCATCTCATTAGACCGTTACCTGTCCATCAGCCGGGTTACCTACTCTCGCCAGCGCACACCCATGCGTATCAAAGCCTCCATCGTGGTGGTGTGGCTCATCTCAGCCAtcatctcctttcctcctctcctgtcgCTGAATAAGAGCGAGCCAGGTGGCGAGGGTAGTGAGAGGGGGCCTCAGTGCCAGCTGAACGACGAGCGCTGGTATATTCTCTACTCCACTGTTGGCTCCTTCTTCGCCCCTTGTCTCATCATGATCCTGGTCTACATGAGGATCTACCAGATCGCCAAGCAGCGCACACAGAACCCGCCAGGCGAGCCCAGGAAGGATGGGGTGGGCTGTGCCACCCCAAGTCAAACCCCTCGGGGGAACCAAGCCAacgggaaggaggagggaggggaaaccCCAGCTATTCCCCATAAAACTTCCAGCATCAGACCACCCACCCTGGCTATTACTCCATCACTGTCCCCTGACCAGGCCAATGAGacccccccctcttctcccacCCCCAATAACCTTCTTCATCCTCCGGATCCATCCCTAGCTCCAACCCcaaccaccacctcccctcctacctcacCCATGGGTCCCTCAcactcctcagtctctccctctccctcctccaccattCCCCCACTTTCCCAGGCCAAACCCAAAGATGGGGAGAAGAAGGGGAAGAAGGGTAAGAAGGGGAAAAAGTATAACAATAATGGGGATAGCTCAAACAGCTCTGACAGTGACATGGAGcacgagggaggggggaggaggggagtcaACACCCCTAGCATGGCGGGTTCACCTGGCATCCACTCCCCTGCCACCATCCAGAAGTACAGGGACATGATCGCCACATCTAAGGGGGCTCTGCTGGTGGCGGGGAGGAGGTCTAAGCCAGACACCACTCCAGGAGCGGCACGTCGTAAAGCCATGGTGAACCGAGAGAAGCGTTTCACATTCGTCCTGGCCGTGGTGATCGGAGTGTTTGTCGTCTGTTGgttccctttcttcttctcctacTCACTGCAGGCCATCTGCCCTGAGACCTGCGCCCTCCCTGATCCCCTCTTTAAGTTCTTCTTCTGGATCGGCTACTGCAACTCCTGTCTGAACCCCGTCATATACACCATCTTCAACCAGGACTTCAGGAAGGCCTTCAAGAAGATCCTTTGTAAGAACACCAAGGGCACCTTCTTCTAG